A single genomic interval of Macadamia integrifolia cultivar HAES 741 chromosome 6, SCU_Mint_v3, whole genome shotgun sequence harbors:
- the LOC122082270 gene encoding uncharacterized protein LOC122082270: protein MGNCLETSREGQQQEGVKTQHPQQQQQQQHEAEGRGGFIEEEGVGKGGLRVKIVLTKEELEWLMFQLKDKGRKCLEDLLEELEKGRGRTEAWKPSLESIMESPEVHEMDREFPPQ from the coding sequence ATGGGCAATTGCTTGGAGACAAGTAGAGAAGGCCAACAACAAGAAGGGGTGAAGACACAACATccacagcaacagcaacagcagcaacaTGAGGCAGAAGGAAGAGGTGGttttattgaagaagaaggtgttGGGAAAGGTGGTCTTAGGGTGAAGATAGTGTTGACAAAGGAAGAGCTAGAGTGGTTGATGTTTCAGTTGAAGGATAAGGGAAGGAAATGTTTAGAAGATCTGTTAGAGGAGTTGGAGAAAGGTAGAGGCAGAACTGAAGCATGGAAACCGTCTTTAGAGAGTATCATGGAGAGTCCTGAAGTGCATGAGATGGACAGAGAATTCCCTCCACAATAA